In Pseudomonas fluorescens, a genomic segment contains:
- the cobN gene encoding cobaltochelatase subunit CobN codes for MHLLRTQPGGFVADDNIADLGQTPAELVILCSGDSSLALLAEAAQQLPEDYPSLRLANPMQVQNHASVDLYVDEVLRHAKVILISLHGGIGYWRYGIERLVALAERGVTLILVPGDDRPDPELSGLSTVAAEARDRLWQYLRQGGLGNALDFYRCLASAYLQRDYAWAEPHTLPRTAIYHPHQANARLNDWQMEWRPEFPVAAVLFYRSHLQAANTGFIDVFCQRLQAAGLNPLPVAVASLKEPGCLAVVEDWLDEVNAAVILNTTGFAQSSPEAPHLRPFRRNIPVIQAICAQDNQPGWQASEQGLGPRDLAMHIALPELDGRIISRPISFKDLAWRSERSQSDVVCYRAAPERMDFVAELARRWVELARVPNGDKRIALILANYPTRDGRIGNGVGLDTPAAALNILRALHSEGYPVPETLPDSGTALIHELLGGVTNDLDSLDLRPCHQSLGLDDYAVMFSRLPEANRQAVLARWGSPDNDPMCRDGRLMIAGLRLGQTFVGIQPARGYQVDASAVYHDPDLVPPHAYLAFYFWLRHTYGAHGVIHVGKHGNLEWLPGKGVGLSENCWPDALLGPLPNIYPFIVNDPGEGAQAKRRTQAVIIDHLMPPLTRAETYGPLRDLELLADEYYEAQLLDPRRARELQKDILKLVRETRIDQELELDSDADAAIWLPRLDTYLCDLKESQIRDGLHVFGESPAGRLRIDTLLALLRIPRGDGRGPQSSLLRVLAKAFELGFDPLDCALAEPWTGRRPQVLQTIDPQSWRTAGDTRERLERYAARLIEQALEGPLEQLEEPGWEAVKAVIESLRIVVAPRLDACGPAEMRGLLDALSGRFVPAGPSGAPSRGRLDVLPTGRNFFTVDVRNLPTTTAWRIGFQSANLILERHLQDHGDHLRQLGLSVWGTATMRTGGDDIAQAMALMGVRPVWATGSQRVDDFEILPISLLDRPRVDVTLRVSGFFRDAFANLIRLFDAAVQAVAALDEPDDMNPLAAKVRSERAALLESGLDEEAAAKQAGWRIFGAKPGAYGAGVQGAIDGRLWQSREDLAEVYLNWGGYAYGAGDEGTAAREQFAQRLSQVQAVLQNQDNREHDLLDSNDYYQFQGGMLAAVETLSGDKAASYHGDHSQPDLPRVRTLKEELNRVIRSRAANPKWIEGVKRHGYKGAFEMAATVDNLFAFDATTALIDDHQYALLADAYLLDPDTRAFVQQHNPDALRDMTERMLEAQQRGMWQAPGAYREALENLLLDIEEDS; via the coding sequence ATGCACCTGCTCAGGACTCAACCCGGCGGCTTCGTCGCGGACGACAATATCGCCGACCTGGGGCAAACCCCCGCCGAGCTGGTGATTCTGTGCAGCGGCGATTCCAGCCTGGCGCTGCTGGCCGAAGCCGCCCAGCAGTTGCCCGAGGACTACCCGAGCCTGCGCCTGGCCAACCCCATGCAGGTGCAGAACCACGCCTCGGTCGATCTGTATGTCGATGAAGTGCTGCGCCATGCCAAGGTCATCCTGATTTCGCTGCATGGTGGCATCGGGTATTGGCGCTACGGTATCGAGCGCCTGGTGGCGCTGGCCGAGCGCGGCGTCACGTTGATCCTGGTGCCCGGTGATGACCGCCCGGACCCGGAACTCAGCGGCCTCAGCACCGTGGCCGCTGAGGCACGCGACCGCTTGTGGCAGTACCTGCGCCAGGGTGGCCTGGGCAATGCCCTGGATTTTTATCGCTGCCTGGCCAGCGCTTATCTGCAGCGTGACTACGCCTGGGCCGAGCCACACACTCTGCCGCGCACTGCGATTTATCACCCGCATCAGGCCAATGCCCGCCTCAATGACTGGCAAATGGAGTGGCGCCCGGAGTTTCCGGTGGCGGCGGTGCTGTTCTATCGCTCTCATTTGCAGGCGGCCAATACCGGCTTTATCGATGTGTTCTGCCAGCGTTTGCAGGCAGCGGGCCTTAACCCGTTGCCGGTGGCGGTGGCCAGTTTGAAAGAGCCCGGCTGCCTGGCGGTGGTCGAGGATTGGCTGGATGAAGTCAATGCGGCGGTGATTCTGAACACCACCGGCTTTGCCCAATCCAGCCCCGAAGCCCCCCATCTACGCCCGTTTCGCCGCAATATCCCGGTGATCCAGGCGATCTGCGCCCAGGACAACCAACCCGGCTGGCAAGCCAGCGAACAAGGCCTCGGCCCGCGCGACCTGGCGATGCACATTGCCTTGCCGGAGCTGGACGGGCGGATTATCAGCCGGCCGATCAGCTTCAAGGACCTGGCCTGGCGCAGTGAGCGCAGCCAGTCGGACGTGGTGTGCTACCGCGCCGCGCCCGAGCGTATGGACTTTGTTGCCGAACTGGCGCGACGTTGGGTCGAACTGGCGCGGGTGCCGAATGGGGATAAGCGTATCGCGCTGATCCTGGCCAACTACCCGACCCGTGATGGCCGCATCGGCAACGGCGTGGGCCTGGATACCCCGGCCGCCGCGCTGAATATCCTGCGCGCCCTGCACAGCGAAGGTTACCCGGTGCCGGAGACGCTTCCCGACAGCGGCACGGCGCTGATCCATGAACTGCTCGGCGGTGTCACCAACGACCTGGACAGCCTCGACCTGCGCCCCTGCCACCAAAGCCTGGGGCTGGACGACTACGCGGTGATGTTCAGCCGCTTGCCCGAGGCCAACCGCCAAGCGGTACTGGCGCGCTGGGGCTCGCCCGACAACGACCCGATGTGTCGCGACGGCCGCCTGATGATTGCCGGCCTGCGCCTGGGCCAGACGTTCGTCGGTATCCAGCCCGCACGCGGCTACCAAGTGGACGCCAGCGCGGTGTATCACGACCCGGACCTGGTACCGCCGCATGCTTACCTGGCGTTTTACTTCTGGTTGCGCCACACCTACGGCGCCCACGGCGTGATCCATGTCGGCAAGCACGGCAACCTGGAATGGCTGCCGGGCAAGGGCGTGGGGCTGTCGGAAAACTGCTGGCCCGACGCGTTACTGGGCCCGCTGCCGAATATCTACCCGTTTATCGTCAACGACCCGGGCGAGGGCGCCCAAGCCAAGCGCCGCACCCAGGCAGTGATCATCGATCACCTGATGCCGCCGCTGACCCGTGCCGAAACCTATGGGCCGTTGCGCGACCTTGAGCTGTTGGCCGACGAATACTACGAGGCGCAATTGCTCGACCCGCGCCGCGCCCGTGAGCTGCAAAAAGACATCCTCAAGCTGGTGCGCGAAACCCGCATCGACCAGGAACTGGAACTGGACAGCGACGCCGACGCGGCGATCTGGTTGCCGCGCCTGGATACCTACCTGTGTGACTTGAAGGAATCGCAGATACGCGATGGCCTGCATGTGTTTGGCGAGTCGCCCGCAGGCCGCTTGCGTATCGATACCTTATTGGCGTTGCTGCGCATCCCGCGTGGCGACGGGCGTGGCCCGCAATCGAGTTTGCTGCGCGTATTGGCCAAGGCGTTCGAGCTGGGTTTCGATCCGCTGGACTGCGCCTTGGCCGAGCCGTGGACCGGTCGCCGGCCCCAGGTCCTGCAAACGATCGATCCACAGTCATGGCGTACCGCCGGCGACACCCGCGAGCGCCTGGAGCGCTACGCGGCGCGCTTGATCGAGCAGGCGCTGGAAGGCCCGCTCGAACAGTTGGAAGAACCGGGTTGGGAGGCTGTGAAAGCGGTCATCGAAAGCCTGCGCATCGTCGTGGCGCCGCGCCTGGATGCTTGTGGCCCCGCCGAAATGCGTGGCCTGCTGGATGCCTTGAGTGGTCGCTTTGTGCCCGCCGGGCCCAGTGGCGCGCCGAGCCGGGGGCGCCTGGACGTGCTGCCCACAGGGCGTAACTTTTTTACCGTGGACGTGCGTAACCTGCCGACCACCACAGCCTGGCGCATCGGTTTTCAATCGGCCAACCTGATTCTCGAGCGGCATTTGCAGGACCATGGCGACCACCTGCGCCAGCTTGGCCTGTCGGTGTGGGGCACCGCCACCATGCGTACCGGCGGCGACGATATCGCCCAGGCCATGGCGCTGATGGGCGTGCGCCCGGTGTGGGCCACGGGCAGCCAGCGCGTGGATGATTTTGAAATCCTGCCGATCAGCCTGCTGGATCGCCCGCGCGTCGACGTCACGCTGCGGGTTTCCGGGTTCTTTCGCGATGCCTTCGCTAACCTGATCCGCCTGTTCGACGCAGCGGTGCAGGCGGTGGCGGCGCTGGATGAACCGGACGACATGAACCCGCTGGCGGCCAAGGTGCGCAGCGAGCGTGCGGCGTTGCTTGAGTCGGGCCTGGACGAAGAGGCGGCGGCGAAGCAGGCTGGCTGGCGCATCTTTGGCGCCAAGCCCGGTGCCTATGGCGCGGGCGTGCAGGGTGCGATCGACGGCCGCCTGTGGCAAAGCCGCGAGGACCTGGCCGAGGTCTACCTGAACTGGGGCGGCTATGCCTACGGCGCTGGCGATGAAGGCACCGCCGCCCGCGAGCAGTTCGCCCAGCGACTGAGCCAGGTGCAGGCGGTGTTGCAGAACCAGGACAACCGCGAGCATGACCTGCTCGATTCAAATGACTACTACCAGTTCCAGGGTGGCATGCTTGCCGCCGTGGAAACCCTGAGTGGCGACAAGGCCGCCAGCTACCATGGCGACCACAGCCAGCCGGATTTGCCCAGGGTGCGTACCTTGAAGGAAGAGCTGAACCGGGTGATCCGTTCCCGCGCCGCCAACCCCAAGTGGATCGAAGGCGTGAAGCGCCACGGCTATAAAGGTGCGTTCGAGATGGCGGCGACCGTGGACAACCTGTTTGCCTTCGACGCCACCACCGCGTTGATCGACGATCACCAATACGCCTTGCTCGCCGACGCCTACCTGCTCGACCCCGATACCCGGGCGTTTGTGCAGCAGCACAACCCGGATGCCCTGCGCGACATGACCGAGCGCATGCTCGAAGCCCAGCAGCGGGGCATGTGGCAGGCGCCGGGGGCGTACCGTGAAGCCCTGGAAAACCTGTTGCTGGATATAGAAGAAGACAGTTAG
- a CDS encoding cobalamin biosynthesis protein, producing MKLAVGLGCQRGCELHALLALFDTALAEAGIERQHITALASLDRKQDEPGLLALAHRLNLPLQCFSAEQLAAYEGRLSHKSAVAFAHTGCYGIAESAALALAEQLSPGPARLLITRKKTAQATFALACAG from the coding sequence ATGAAACTAGCGGTCGGCCTCGGTTGCCAGCGGGGCTGCGAATTGCACGCCCTGCTGGCGCTGTTTGACACGGCCCTCGCCGAAGCGGGTATCGAGCGCCAGCACATCACCGCACTGGCGAGTCTCGACCGCAAACAGGACGAGCCGGGGTTACTGGCCCTGGCGCATAGGTTGAACCTGCCATTGCAGTGCTTCAGCGCCGAACAGTTGGCCGCGTATGAAGGCCGTCTGAGCCATAAATCAGCGGTCGCCTTTGCCCACACCGGCTGTTACGGCATCGCCGAAAGCGCCGCCCTGGCCCTGGCCGAACAGCTCTCCCCAGGCCCCGCCCGCTTGCTGATCACCCGCAAGAAAACCGCCCAGGCCACCTTTGCATTGGCCTGCGCCGGCTGA
- the nfuA gene encoding Fe-S biogenesis protein NfuA, whose protein sequence is MTAITITDAAHDYLADLLSKQNTPGIGIRVFITQPGTQYAETCIAYCKPGEEKPEDTALGLKSFTAYIDAFSEAFLDDAVVDYATDRMGGQLTIKAPNAKVPNVNADSPVNERINYYLQTEINPGLASHGGQVSLIDVVDDGIAVLKFGGGCQGCGQADVTLREGIERTLLERIPELKGVRDVTDHTQKENAYY, encoded by the coding sequence ATGACTGCCATAACCATTACCGACGCCGCCCACGATTACCTGGCCGACCTGCTGTCCAAGCAGAACACCCCAGGTATCGGTATCCGCGTCTTTATCACCCAGCCTGGCACCCAGTATGCCGAGACGTGCATTGCCTACTGCAAGCCCGGTGAAGAAAAGCCGGAAGACACCGCCCTGGGGCTGAAAAGCTTCACCGCGTATATCGATGCCTTCAGCGAAGCCTTCCTTGACGATGCCGTGGTGGATTACGCCACCGACCGCATGGGCGGCCAATTGACCATCAAGGCTCCGAACGCCAAGGTGCCGAACGTCAACGCCGACAGCCCGGTCAACGAGCGTATCAACTACTACCTGCAAACCGAGATCAACCCAGGGCTGGCCAGCCACGGCGGTCAGGTCAGCTTGATCGACGTAGTGGATGACGGCATTGCCGTGCTCAAGTTTGGTGGCGGCTGCCAGGGCTGCGGCCAGGCCGACGTGACGTTGCGCGAAGGCATCGAGCGCACCCTGCTGGAGCGGATTCCGGAGCTCAAGGGCGTACGCGACGTGACCGACCACACGCAGAAAGAAAATGCCTACTACTGA
- a CDS encoding CbtA family protein: protein MIKRIAQTAGFTGLLAALLLTLLQSFWVAPLILQAETFEKAPAATEVVHEHAAGAAAHTHDAEAWEPEDGWQRVLSTTGGNLVVAVGFALMLAGLYTLRAPTRTAQGLLWGLAGYATFVLAPTLGLPPELPGTAAADLAQRQIWWIGTAASTAAGIALLVFGGNWLLKGLGVAILVVPHVIGAPQPQVHSMLAPEALEAQFKIASQLTNVAFWLALGLISAWLFRRNRDDQYSA, encoded by the coding sequence ATGATCAAACGTATTGCGCAAACCGCAGGGTTCACCGGCTTGCTGGCCGCCCTGCTGCTGACACTGCTGCAAAGCTTCTGGGTCGCTCCGCTGATTCTGCAGGCGGAAACCTTCGAAAAGGCCCCGGCCGCGACTGAAGTCGTGCACGAGCATGCCGCTGGCGCCGCTGCGCACACCCATGACGCCGAAGCCTGGGAACCGGAAGACGGCTGGCAGCGCGTGCTGTCGACCACCGGCGGCAACCTGGTGGTCGCCGTCGGCTTCGCCCTGATGCTGGCCGGCCTCTATACCCTGCGCGCACCGACCCGCACGGCCCAAGGCTTGCTGTGGGGCCTGGCCGGCTACGCGACCTTTGTGTTGGCGCCGACCCTGGGCCTGCCGCCCGAGCTGCCGGGCACGGCCGCCGCCGACCTGGCGCAACGCCAGATCTGGTGGATCGGCACGGCCGCCTCCACTGCGGCCGGTATTGCGCTGTTGGTGTTCGGTGGCAACTGGCTGCTTAAAGGGCTGGGCGTGGCGATCCTCGTGGTGCCTCACGTAATCGGCGCCCCGCAGCCGCAAGTGCATTCGATGCTGGCGCCAGAGGCACTGGAAGCACAATTCAAGATCGCCTCGCAGTTGACCAACGTCGCCTTCTGGCTGGCCCTGGGCCTGATCAGCGCCTGGTTGTTTCGCCGCAACCGCGACGATCAATACTCGGCATGA
- a CDS encoding CbtB domain-containing protein, which yields MSIISSTSHTASSTATLSQRLTAAIGASILGACLVYFAGFSHIEAVHNAAHDTRHSAAFPCH from the coding sequence ATGTCGATCATCAGCAGCACTTCGCACACCGCCAGCAGTACCGCCACCCTCAGCCAACGCCTGACCGCCGCCATCGGCGCCTCGATCCTGGGCGCGTGCCTGGTGTATTTCGCCGGGTTCTCGCATATCGAGGCGGTGCACAACGCAGCCCACGATACCCGCCACAGCGCCGCGTTCCCGTGCCACTGA
- the cobW gene encoding cobalamin biosynthesis protein CobW: protein MKTLAKLPVTIVTGFLGSGKTTLLRHMLDNAQGRRIAVIVNEFGELGIDGEILKQCSIGCTEEEANGRVYELANGCLCCTVQEEFFPVMRELVARRGDLDHILIETSGLALPKPLVQAFQWPEIRSACTVDAVITVVDSPAVAAGTFAAFPDQVDAQRKLDPNLDHESPLHELFADQLASADLVILNKCDMISPEDLARVRLEVAEELPPAVKIVEASSGRLPLDVLIGLGAGSEEHIDGRHSHHDHHHDGEDDHDHDAFDSISIDLPQADEALLLDALTQLVVQHGILRVKGFAAIPNKPMRLLIQGVGTRFDKHFDRAWGADEARITRLVLIGQALDAAGLEAQLRAALNV, encoded by the coding sequence ATGAAAACACTGGCCAAACTTCCCGTCACTATCGTTACCGGCTTTCTCGGCTCGGGCAAAACCACCTTGCTGCGCCACATGCTCGACAACGCCCAGGGCCGTCGCATTGCGGTGATCGTCAACGAATTCGGCGAGTTGGGCATTGACGGTGAGATCCTCAAGCAATGCTCGATCGGTTGCACCGAGGAAGAAGCCAACGGCCGTGTGTATGAACTGGCGAACGGCTGCCTGTGCTGCACCGTCCAGGAAGAGTTCTTTCCGGTGATGCGCGAACTGGTGGCCCGTCGCGGCGACCTCGACCATATCCTCATCGAAACCTCGGGCCTGGCCTTGCCCAAGCCCCTGGTGCAAGCCTTCCAATGGCCGGAAATCCGCAGCGCCTGCACCGTCGACGCGGTGATCACCGTGGTCGACAGCCCGGCGGTGGCCGCCGGCACCTTCGCCGCCTTCCCGGACCAGGTCGACGCCCAGCGCAAGCTTGATCCGAACCTGGACCACGAATCCCCGTTGCATGAACTGTTCGCCGACCAGTTGGCCAGCGCCGACCTGGTGATCCTCAACAAGTGCGACATGATCAGCCCCGAGGACCTGGCCCGCGTGCGCCTGGAAGTGGCCGAAGAGCTGCCCCCCGCGGTGAAGATCGTCGAAGCCAGCAGCGGTCGCCTGCCCCTGGACGTGCTGATCGGCCTGGGCGCCGGCTCCGAAGAGCATATCGACGGCCGCCACAGCCATCACGATCATCACCATGACGGTGAAGACGACCACGATCACGACGCGTTCGACTCCATCTCCATCGACCTGCCCCAGGCCGATGAGGCACTGTTGCTCGACGCGCTGACCCAGTTGGTGGTGCAGCACGGCATCCTGCGTGTCAAAGGCTTCGCGGCGATTCCGAACAAGCCGATGCGCCTGCTGATCCAGGGCGTGGGCACGCGTTTCGACAAGCACTTCGACCGCGCCTGGGGGGCCGACGAGGCGCGCATCACGCGCCTGGTGCTGATCGGCCAGGCGCTGGACGCGGCCGGCCTCGAAGCGCAATTGCGCGCAGCGCTCAACGTTTAA
- the cobM gene encoding precorrin-4 C(11)-methyltransferase → MTVYFIGAGPGDPELITVKGQRLIRSCPVIIYAGSLVPAAVLEGHQAQQVVNSAELHLEQIIELIKTAHANGQDVARVHSGDPSLYGAIGEQIRHLRELGIPFQIIPGVTAVAACAALLEAELTLPDIAQSVILTRYADKTRMPAGEDFDSLARHGTTMAIHLGVNHLEKIVAELLPHYGADCPIAVVHRATWPDQDWAVGTLSDIADKVAAKGFRRTALIVVGRVLASDSFSESSLYRAGHAHLYRP, encoded by the coding sequence ATGACCGTCTACTTCATCGGTGCCGGCCCCGGCGACCCGGAATTGATCACTGTCAAAGGCCAACGGCTGATCCGCAGTTGCCCAGTGATCATCTATGCCGGTTCGCTGGTACCGGCGGCCGTGCTGGAGGGGCATCAAGCGCAACAGGTGGTCAACAGCGCCGAACTGCACCTGGAGCAGATCATCGAGCTGATCAAGACCGCCCACGCCAACGGCCAGGATGTGGCGCGGGTGCATTCCGGCGATCCGAGCCTGTATGGGGCGATCGGCGAGCAGATTCGTCATCTGCGCGAGCTGGGCATCCCGTTCCAGATCATTCCGGGCGTGACCGCAGTCGCCGCCTGTGCCGCGCTGCTGGAGGCCGAACTGACCTTGCCGGACATCGCCCAGAGCGTAATCCTGACCCGTTACGCCGATAAAACCCGCATGCCGGCCGGCGAGGACTTCGACAGCCTGGCCCGCCACGGCACCACCATGGCGATCCACCTGGGGGTCAACCACCTGGAGAAGATCGTCGCAGAGCTGCTGCCGCACTATGGCGCGGATTGCCCGATTGCCGTGGTGCACCGGGCAACCTGGCCGGATCAGGATTGGGCGGTGGGCACACTCAGCGATATTGCCGACAAAGTCGCCGCCAAGGGCTTTCGGCGTACGGCGCTGATCGTGGTGGGCCGGGTGCTGGCGAGTGACAGTTTCAGTGAGTCGTCGTTGTATCGGGCGGGGCATGCGCACCTTTATCGACCTTGA
- a CDS encoding fatty acid cis/trans isomerase, translating into MPYRFFISIALMLLATTTQAQDPAPAISYTRDIQPIFTEKCVACHACYDSACQLNLGSGEGAARGATKVLVYDGERSQATKPTRLFYDAFGKAAWQREGFSSVLDAQGSQAALMARMLELGQHRAPLAPNGKLPDDIVLGLNRENMCPLPGEFDAYAGAHPNEGMPLAVTGLSDQQYHTLQRWLASGAPIDQQGVAPSAQEAAQVLQWENLLNAPGARESLVARWLFEHLFIAHLYFEGGEPGHFFQWVRSRTPSGQPIDLINTRRPNDDPGTRVYYRLWPIQGVIVHKTHITYPLSAQKMARVKALFYSGDWQVSALPGYGPGRRANPFETFEAIPAQARYQFMLDNAEYFVRTFIRGPVCRGQIATDVIRDNFWALFQAPDHDLYITDARYRGQATPLLAMPGQNDDVGSVLSLWLKYRDKRNQYEALRRDSYAELPAPSWSTLWAGNDNALLSIFRHFDSASVNKGLIGEVPQTLWLFDYPLLERTYYQLVVNFDVFGNVSHQAQTRLYFDLIRNGAEQNFLRLMPANSRDDFLDDWYQNSGKVKLWLDYESIDDDKPTGLKLDEKDPKRDFANQLLARYGDLNAAPDPINRCAGAYCSRPGIDPALRDAEQALSRLTSRPAAGLKVIGQLPEATMLRVETRSGQREVYSLLRNRAHSNVAFMLGEAYRYQPGLDTLTIYPGVLGSYPNFMFNVPAEQVPEFVAAMEDARDAQGFEKIVDRWGIRRSHPQFWQYFHDLSTYIRETTPVEEGVLDMNRYENL; encoded by the coding sequence ATGCCGTATCGTTTCTTCATCAGCATTGCATTGATGCTGCTTGCCACTACCACCCAGGCCCAGGATCCCGCCCCGGCGATTTCCTACACCCGCGATATCCAACCGATTTTTACTGAGAAATGTGTGGCGTGCCATGCCTGCTATGACTCGGCCTGCCAGTTGAACCTGGGCAGTGGCGAGGGGGCCGCCCGTGGCGCGACCAAGGTGCTGGTCTACGACGGTGAGCGCAGCCAGGCGACCAAGCCGACGCGGCTGTTCTACGACGCCTTTGGCAAGGCCGCCTGGCAGCGCGAAGGCTTCAGTTCGGTGCTCGACGCCCAGGGCAGCCAGGCGGCCCTGATGGCGCGCATGCTCGAACTCGGCCAGCACCGCGCGCCGCTTGCACCCAATGGCAAGCTGCCGGATGACATCGTGCTGGGGCTGAACCGCGAGAACATGTGCCCCTTGCCCGGAGAGTTCGACGCTTATGCCGGCGCGCACCCCAACGAAGGCATGCCCCTGGCCGTGACCGGCTTGAGCGACCAGCAATACCACACCCTGCAACGCTGGCTGGCCTCGGGTGCGCCGATTGACCAGCAAGGCGTGGCGCCCAGTGCCCAGGAAGCGGCGCAGGTGCTGCAATGGGAGAACCTGCTCAATGCCCCCGGCGCCCGGGAAAGCCTGGTGGCCCGCTGGTTGTTTGAGCACCTGTTTATTGCGCATCTGTATTTCGAAGGCGGTGAGCCAGGGCACTTCTTCCAGTGGGTGCGCTCACGGACGCCCAGCGGCCAGCCGATTGACCTGATCAACACCCGTCGCCCCAATGACGACCCCGGCACTCGTGTTTACTACCGCCTGTGGCCAATACAAGGGGTGATCGTCCATAAGACCCACATCACGTACCCCTTGAGCGCGCAGAAAATGGCACGGGTCAAAGCCCTGTTCTACAGCGGCGACTGGCAGGTCAGTGCGTTGCCGGGCTACGGCCCTGGCCGCCGCGCCAACCCGTTCGAGACGTTCGAGGCGATCCCGGCGCAGGCGCGTTACCAGTTCATGCTGGATAACGCCGAGTATTTTGTCCGCACCTTCATCCGCGGGCCCGTATGCCGGGGGCAGATTGCCACGGATGTGATCCGCGACAATTTCTGGGCATTGTTCCAGGCGCCCGATCATGACCTGTACATCACCGATGCTCGCTATCGCGGCCAGGCCACGCCGTTGTTGGCGATGCCTGGGCAAAATGACGACGTGGGCAGTGTGCTCAGCCTGTGGCTCAAGTACCGCGACAAGCGCAACCAGTACGAAGCCCTGCGTCGCGACAGCTATGCCGAACTGCCAGCACCGAGTTGGTCGACGCTGTGGGCTGGCAACGACAATGCGCTGTTGAGCATCTTCCGCCACTTCGACAGCGCCTCGGTCAACAAGGGCCTGATCGGTGAGGTGCCGCAGACGCTGTGGCTATTCGACTATCCGTTGCTCGAACGCACCTATTACCAACTGGTGGTCAACTTTGACGTGTTCGGTAATGTGTCGCACCAGGCCCAGACTCGCCTGTACTTCGACCTGATCCGCAATGGCGCCGAGCAGAACTTCCTGCGCCTGATGCCGGCGAACTCGCGGGATGATTTCCTCGACGATTGGTACCAGAACAGCGGCAAGGTCAAGCTGTGGCTGGACTATGAGTCGATCGACGACGATAAGCCCACCGGCCTGAAGCTTGATGAAAAGGACCCCAAGCGCGACTTCGCCAACCAGCTGCTGGCCCGCTATGGCGACCTCAATGCCGCCCCGGACCCGATCAATCGTTGTGCCGGCGCGTACTGCTCACGGCCGGGGATCGACCCGGCGTTGCGCGACGCCGAGCAGGCCCTGAGTCGCCTGACATCGCGCCCGGCGGCGGGGCTCAAGGTCATTGGGCAACTGCCTGAAGCGACGATGCTGCGCGTCGAAACCCGCAGCGGCCAGCGGGAGGTCTACAGCCTGCTGCGCAACCGTGCCCACAGTAATGTGGCGTTCATGCTGGGTGAGGCTTATCGCTATCAGCCGGGCCTGGATACGCTGACGATCTACCCAGGGGTGCTCGGCAGCTACCCGAACTTCATGTTCAACGTACCAGCCGAGCAAGTGCCGGAGTTCGTCGCGGCCATGGAGGACGCCAGGGACGCCCAGGGTTTCGAGAAGATTGTCGACCGCTGGGGCATACGTCGCAGTCATCCGCAGTTCTGGCAGTACTTCCATGACCTGTCGACCTACATCCGCGAAACCACGCCGGTGGAAGAAGGGGTGCTGGATATGAACCGCTATGAAAACCTCTGA
- a CDS encoding ATP-binding protein gives MTDIPHFPLSAVVGAENLKLALCLTAIDPRIGGVLIEGPRGMAKSTLARGLADLLASGQFVTLPLGATEERLVGTLDLDAALGEGRAQFSPGVLAKADGGVLYVDEVNLLADHLVDLLLDVAASGTNLIERDGISHRHSARFVLIGTMNPEEGELRPQLLDRFGFNVALSGHTLPAERGQIIRRRLDFDSDPAAFCAQWAEPQAALRERCTQARARLDSIPLDDPALAQITERCFAAGVDGLRADLVWLRGARAHAAWRGASAIAEEDIDAVAEFALRHRRQGPSAPASPPHEGPSASHTDTAPGQGQWGDMPAPALPTGARREVPTWPKKP, from the coding sequence ATGACTGATATTCCCCATTTCCCGCTGTCCGCCGTGGTCGGCGCCGAAAACCTGAAACTGGCGCTGTGCCTGACCGCCATCGACCCCAGGATTGGCGGCGTGCTGATCGAAGGCCCGCGTGGCATGGCCAAGTCCACCCTGGCCCGTGGCCTGGCAGACCTGTTGGCCAGCGGTCAGTTTGTCACCTTGCCCCTGGGCGCCACCGAGGAACGGCTGGTGGGCACCCTGGACCTGGACGCCGCACTGGGCGAAGGTCGCGCGCAGTTTTCCCCTGGCGTGCTGGCCAAGGCCGATGGCGGTGTGCTGTATGTCGATGAAGTCAACTTGTTGGCTGATCATCTGGTCGACCTGCTGCTGGATGTGGCGGCCAGCGGCACCAACCTGATCGAACGCGATGGTATTTCCCACCGGCATTCGGCGCGCTTTGTACTGATCGGCACCATGAACCCGGAGGAGGGCGAGCTGCGTCCGCAGTTGCTCGACCGCTTCGGTTTCAACGTGGCGTTGAGCGGGCACACCTTGCCGGCCGAGCGCGGGCAGATCATCCGCCGTCGCCTGGATTTCGACAGCGACCCCGCTGCGTTCTGCGCACAGTGGGCTGAACCGCAGGCAGCCTTGCGCGAGCGTTGCACCCAGGCGCGGGCGCGGCTCGACAGTATCCCACTGGATGACCCGGCGTTGGCGCAGATTACCGAGCGCTGTTTTGCCGCAGGGGTCGATGGCCTGCGCGCCGACCTGGTGTGGCTGCGTGGCGCACGGGCCCATGCGGCGTGGCGTGGGGCCTCCGCCATCGCCGAGGAAGATATCGACGCCGTGGCCGAATTTGCCTTGCGCCATCGTCGCCAGGGGCCATCCGCACCGGCCAGCCCACCCCATGAAGGTCCGTCAGCAAGCCACACGGACACCGCACCCGGCCAAGGTCAATGGGGCGACATGCCTGCACCGGCCCTGCCCACAGGCGCTCGCCGAGAAGTACCCACCTGGCCAAAAAAGCCCTAG